A genome region from Bradyrhizobium commune includes the following:
- a CDS encoding WD40 repeat domain-containing protein has protein sequence MKEFTPPPDSASIVSVTDRVKPVTLGMGVTSVHFLGARAAFVGGEENVAFVDAKGEITTVAVHSGGILSTASDGKRLVMGGDDGKVVALDAKGEVTLLATDPKRRWIDAVALHPDGAFAWSAGKTATVKSGKAEEKSLEVPSTVGGLAFAPKGLRLAIAHYNGATLWFPNMEGSAEFLPWAGSHLGVTFSPDNKFLVTTMHEAALHGWRLADNRHMRMTGYPGRVRSMSWSAGGKGLATSGADTVIIWPFASKDGPMGKEPAMLAPLQARVAVVACHPKNDIFVAGYSDGTVLMVRMDDGAEILVRRNGTPPVAGLAWNAKGTLLAFADEEGSAGLLEL, from the coding sequence ATGAAAGAGTTTACGCCCCCTCCCGATTCCGCCTCGATCGTCTCCGTCACCGACCGCGTCAAGCCTGTTACGCTCGGCATGGGCGTGACCTCGGTGCATTTCCTCGGGGCTCGTGCGGCCTTCGTTGGCGGCGAGGAGAACGTCGCGTTTGTCGACGCCAAGGGTGAGATCACCACCGTTGCCGTTCACAGCGGCGGCATTCTCTCGACCGCCTCTGACGGCAAGCGCCTTGTCATGGGCGGCGATGACGGCAAGGTCGTTGCGCTCGACGCCAAGGGCGAGGTGACGCTGCTTGCGACCGATCCCAAGCGCCGCTGGATCGACGCGGTGGCGCTGCATCCCGACGGCGCTTTCGCCTGGTCGGCCGGCAAGACCGCGACCGTTAAGAGCGGCAAGGCCGAGGAAAAGTCGCTCGAGGTGCCTTCGACCGTCGGCGGGCTCGCCTTCGCGCCAAAAGGCCTGCGGCTCGCGATCGCCCATTACAACGGTGCGACGCTGTGGTTTCCCAATATGGAAGGCTCGGCCGAATTCCTGCCTTGGGCCGGCTCGCATCTCGGCGTCACCTTCAGCCCGGACAACAAATTCCTGGTCACCACCATGCACGAGGCGGCGCTGCATGGCTGGCGTCTCGCCGACAACAGGCACATGCGCATGACCGGCTATCCCGGCCGCGTCCGCTCGATGTCCTGGAGCGCGGGCGGCAAGGGGCTCGCGACCTCGGGCGCCGATACCGTCATCATCTGGCCGTTCGCCAGCAAGGACGGCCCGATGGGCAAGGAGCCCGCGATGCTCGCGCCGCTTCAGGCGCGCGTGGCGGTGGTTGCCTGTCATCCGAAGAACGACATCTTCGTCGCCGGCTACAGCGATGGCACCGTGCTGATGGTGCGCATGGACGACGGCGCCGAGATCCTGGTCCGCCGCAACGGCACGCCGCCGGTGGCTGGGCTCGCCTGGAACGCCAAGGGCACGCTGCTGGCGTTCGCGGATGAGGAAGGCAGCGCCGGGCTTTTGGAGCTGTAG
- a CDS encoding CobW family GTP-binding protein, translated as MSEATASKIPVTVLTGYLGAGKTTLLNRILSENHGKKYAVIVNEFGEIGIDNDLIIGADEEVFEMNNGCICCTVRGDLVRIMDGLMKRKGKFDAIIVETTGLADPAPVAQTFFVDEDVQKHARLDAVVTVADAKWLSDRLKDAPEAKNQIAFADVIVLNKTDLVTKPELAEVEARIRGINPYAKLHRTERCSVALADVLDRGAFDLDRILDIEPDFLEAGDDHDHDHHHHDGHDHHHHHDHGQGHGHGLKHYHDEDMQSLSLKTDKPLDPNVFMPWLQNLVQVEGGKILRSKGILAFQDDEDRYVFQGVHMMLEGNHQRKWKDGEPRESRLVFIGRELPEQAIREGFESCIVS; from the coding sequence ATGTCTGAAGCGACCGCCTCCAAAATTCCCGTGACCGTCCTGACCGGCTATCTCGGCGCCGGCAAGACCACGCTGCTGAACCGCATCCTGTCGGAAAACCACGGCAAGAAATACGCCGTCATCGTCAACGAATTCGGCGAGATCGGCATCGACAACGACCTCATCATCGGCGCCGACGAGGAAGTGTTCGAGATGAACAACGGCTGCATCTGCTGCACCGTGCGCGGCGACCTCGTCCGCATCATGGACGGCTTGATGAAGCGCAAGGGCAAGTTCGACGCCATCATCGTCGAGACCACCGGCCTTGCCGATCCGGCGCCGGTCGCCCAGACCTTCTTCGTCGACGAGGACGTACAGAAGCACGCCCGCCTCGATGCCGTCGTCACGGTCGCCGACGCCAAATGGCTGTCCGACCGGCTCAAGGACGCGCCCGAGGCCAAGAACCAGATCGCCTTCGCCGACGTCATCGTGCTGAACAAGACCGATCTCGTCACCAAGCCGGAGCTTGCCGAGGTCGAGGCCCGCATCCGCGGCATCAATCCCTATGCCAAGCTGCACCGCACCGAGCGCTGCTCGGTGGCGCTCGCCGACGTGCTCGATCGCGGCGCGTTCGATCTCGACCGCATCCTCGACATCGAGCCGGATTTCCTCGAAGCCGGCGACGATCATGACCATGATCATCACCACCACGACGGCCACGACCATCATCACCACCATGATCACGGCCAAGGTCACGGTCACGGCCTGAAGCACTATCACGACGAGGACATGCAGTCGCTGTCGCTCAAGACCGACAAGCCGCTGGATCCGAACGTGTTCATGCCCTGGCTCCAGAATTTGGTGCAGGTCGAGGGCGGCAAGATCCTGCGCTCCAAGGGCATCCTCGCCTTCCAGGACGATGAGGACCGCTACGTGTTCCAGGGCGTCCACATGATGCTGGAGGGCAACCACCAGCGGAAGTGGAAGGACGGCGAGCCGCGCGAGAGCCGCCTCGTCTTCATCGGCCGCGAATTGCCGGAACAGGCCATTCGCGAGGGCTTTGAGAGCTGCATCGTCTCGTGA
- a CDS encoding NAD(P)/FAD-dependent oxidoreductase, with protein sequence MASTPIGKQAVVIGAGVGGLAAAGALADRFEQVVVLERDTLPSEPTHRVGTPQARHVHALLLSGQRALGELFPGFEQDLAGAGGVRLQAGLDTRVEPPGYDPFPQRDLGWYGYAASRPTIEHVVRRRVEGLANITLRQRCRVTDVLASPNGEAVTGVRCENGKGASETIATDLVVDASGRGTLTLALLQSIGRPLPEKTTIGIDLSYSTCVFALPDDAPTEWKGVITFAEAPHNRRGGILLPLEGNRWLATLSGRLGEDPPGDAEGFLTYAQSLRTPTIYHAIKRARRLDGVARYGFPESVRRHFERLDGFPRGLLPIGDAICRFNPVYGQGMSVAALEACLLQGLLERLAGNGDPIAGLAPAFFAEAPTLIETPWSAATLDFVFPDTRGQRPADFEMTRNFGIALTRLAAEDPDVHKLTIEVQHLLKPRSVYRDPALVERVLAKMAEA encoded by the coding sequence ATGGCATCAACTCCGATCGGCAAGCAGGCTGTCGTGATCGGCGCGGGAGTGGGCGGGCTCGCGGCCGCAGGGGCGCTCGCCGACCGCTTCGAGCAGGTCGTTGTTCTGGAGCGCGACACTCTGCCCTCGGAGCCCACGCATCGCGTCGGGACGCCGCAGGCACGGCATGTGCATGCGTTGCTGCTCAGTGGCCAGCGCGCCCTCGGCGAGTTGTTCCCGGGGTTCGAGCAGGATCTCGCAGGGGCGGGAGGCGTGCGGCTGCAGGCCGGTCTCGATACTCGCGTCGAGCCCCCGGGCTACGATCCCTTCCCGCAACGCGATCTCGGCTGGTACGGATATGCGGCGTCACGGCCCACCATCGAGCACGTCGTGCGGCGTCGGGTCGAAGGCCTCGCCAACATCACGCTGCGCCAGCGCTGCCGGGTCACGGACGTACTGGCGTCGCCAAATGGAGAGGCGGTCACCGGTGTGCGCTGCGAGAACGGCAAGGGCGCGAGCGAGACGATCGCGACAGATCTTGTCGTCGACGCCTCCGGACGCGGCACGCTCACTCTCGCTTTGCTGCAATCGATCGGCCGACCACTGCCCGAGAAGACCACAATCGGCATCGATCTCTCCTATTCCACATGCGTCTTTGCCCTCCCCGACGACGCCCCGACCGAGTGGAAAGGCGTCATCACCTTCGCCGAGGCGCCCCACAACCGTCGGGGTGGCATCTTGCTTCCGCTCGAGGGTAACCGGTGGCTGGCAACCCTTAGCGGCCGCCTCGGTGAGGACCCGCCCGGCGATGCGGAGGGGTTTTTGACGTATGCTCAATCGCTTCGGACGCCGACGATCTACCATGCGATCAAGCGCGCCAGGCGCCTGGACGGGGTCGCGCGCTACGGTTTCCCGGAAAGCGTGCGGCGTCATTTCGAGCGACTCGATGGTTTTCCCCGCGGGCTGTTGCCGATCGGCGACGCAATTTGCCGGTTCAATCCGGTCTACGGGCAAGGCATGAGCGTGGCCGCCCTGGAGGCCTGCCTGCTCCAAGGGCTGCTCGAGAGACTAGCAGGAAACGGCGATCCAATCGCCGGGCTGGCACCTGCTTTCTTCGCCGAAGCGCCGACGCTGATCGAGACGCCGTGGTCCGCGGCCACACTCGACTTCGTGTTTCCCGATACGCGCGGGCAACGTCCGGCGGATTTTGAGATGACGCGCAACTTCGGCATCGCCCTGACCCGGCTCGCCGCCGAAGATCCTGATGTCCACAAGCTAACCATCGAGGTCCAACATCTGCTGAAGCCACGCAGCGTCTATCGCGATCCTGCGCTCGTCGAGCGCGTGCTTGCGAAAATGGCCGAGGCGTGA
- a CDS encoding permease, producing the protein MSDPSPNNPAPAEDAESERRPGRVRKPIGWSTIIIAALVAVSAGLVWRRDGASGVLDILTHDLSLFGGILPRVLAGCLLGAFISEILPHEKVSRALGPKSGLMGLLIGTAFGAILPGGPFTAYPVASALLAVGADFGATIAMVVSWTLIGYGRAVAWEIPIMGTDFTLWRIVISLPLPVLAGALGRFVYVRIYPKPAAKDDET; encoded by the coding sequence TTGTCAGACCCTTCCCCGAACAATCCGGCGCCTGCCGAGGACGCTGAGTCCGAGCGGCGGCCGGGGCGTGTGCGCAAGCCGATCGGCTGGTCGACCATCATCATCGCCGCGTTGGTGGCGGTGAGCGCGGGTCTCGTCTGGCGCCGTGACGGCGCCAGCGGCGTCCTCGACATTCTCACCCACGATCTCTCGCTGTTCGGCGGCATCCTGCCGCGCGTGCTGGCGGGCTGCCTGTTAGGGGCCTTCATCTCGGAAATCCTGCCGCACGAGAAAGTCTCGCGCGCGCTCGGGCCGAAATCCGGCCTGATGGGGCTTTTGATCGGCACCGCCTTCGGCGCGATCCTGCCCGGCGGCCCCTTCACCGCCTATCCGGTGGCGAGCGCGCTGCTCGCGGTCGGTGCCGATTTCGGCGCCACCATCGCCATGGTCGTGAGCTGGACGCTGATCGGTTACGGCCGGGCGGTGGCCTGGGAGATCCCGATCATGGGCACCGATTTCACGCTGTGGCGGATCGTGATCTCGCTGCCGCTGCCGGTGCTCGCCGGCGCGCTCGGCCGCTTCGTCTATGTCCGGATCTATCCGAAGCCCGCCGCGAAGGACGACGAGACTTGA
- a CDS encoding metal ABC transporter permease encodes MVYDALIGPFTEFEFMRRALAAAIALSLAGAPIGVFLMLRRMSLVGDAMAHAILPGAAVGFLLSGLNLFAMTAGGLIAGFAVAILAGVVARSTGLKEDASLATFYLASLALGVTIVSIKGTNIDLLHVLFGNILAMDDQTLLVVAFNATVTLLVLAVIYRPLVIESVDPLFLRTVSRAGGPAHLAFLALVVINLVNGFQALGTLLAVGLMILPAGIARFWSRDLTAMICIAVVAAAVSGYAGLVLSFQTRVPSGPAIILVATVLYIVSVLFGRVGGIVRQLFPRRHLEA; translated from the coding sequence ATGGTCTATGACGCACTGATCGGCCCGTTCACCGAATTCGAGTTCATGCGGCGCGCGCTTGCCGCCGCGATCGCACTGTCGCTGGCGGGCGCACCGATCGGCGTGTTCCTGATGCTGCGACGGATGAGCCTCGTTGGCGATGCCATGGCCCATGCGATCCTGCCCGGCGCCGCCGTCGGCTTCCTGCTGTCTGGCCTCAATCTGTTCGCGATGACGGCCGGCGGCCTGATCGCCGGCTTTGCGGTCGCGATCCTCGCCGGCGTCGTCGCGCGCTCGACCGGGCTCAAGGAGGACGCCTCGCTCGCGACCTTCTATCTGGCCTCGCTGGCGCTCGGCGTCACCATCGTCTCGATCAAGGGCACCAATATCGATCTGCTCCACGTCCTGTTCGGCAACATCCTCGCGATGGACGACCAGACGCTGCTGGTGGTCGCCTTCAACGCCACGGTGACGTTGCTGGTGCTGGCCGTGATCTATCGCCCCCTGGTAATCGAGAGCGTCGATCCGCTGTTCCTGCGAACCGTGAGTCGCGCCGGTGGCCCGGCGCATCTCGCCTTCCTCGCGCTGGTCGTCATCAACCTCGTCAACGGCTTTCAGGCGCTCGGCACCTTGCTCGCGGTCGGCCTCATGATCCTCCCCGCGGGCATTGCGCGGTTCTGGTCGCGCGATCTCACCGCGATGATCTGCATCGCCGTGGTTGCCGCCGCGGTCTCCGGCTATGCCGGCCTCGTGCTGTCGTTCCAGACCCGTGTGCCCTCAGGGCCCGCGATCATTCTGGTGGCGACCGTGCTCTACATCGTCTCCGTGCTGTTCGGCCGCGTCGGCGGTATCGTCCGGCAGCTGTTTCCCCGCCGGCATCTGGAAGCGTGA
- a CDS encoding metal ABC transporter ATP-binding protein — translation MAALRFHNVTLGYDRHPAVHHLNGEIASGALVAVIGPNGAGKSTLLRGIVGILRPLDGSIHLGGLDARDIAYLPQSAEIDRSFPISVFDFVATGLWRATGLFGGIGKAAREKILRTIAAVGLNGFENRPIGTLSGGQMQRVLFARVLLQDAALIVLDEPFNAIDSKTIADLLALVKHWHGEGRTVLAALHDMEMVRNHFSETLILARGPVAWGPTAEVLTPENLLVAMRMCEAFDDSATACAEDGRSQAA, via the coding sequence ATGGCGGCGCTCCGCTTCCACAACGTCACGCTCGGCTATGACCGCCACCCGGCCGTGCATCATCTCAACGGCGAAATCGCCTCCGGTGCGCTGGTCGCGGTGATCGGCCCGAACGGCGCCGGCAAGTCGACGTTGCTCCGTGGCATCGTCGGCATTCTCCGGCCGCTGGACGGCAGCATCCATCTCGGCGGGCTCGACGCCCGCGACATCGCCTATCTGCCGCAGAGCGCGGAGATCGACCGCAGCTTCCCGATCTCGGTGTTCGACTTCGTCGCGACCGGGCTGTGGCGCGCGACCGGCCTGTTCGGCGGCATCGGCAAGGCCGCGCGCGAAAAGATCCTGCGCACGATTGCGGCCGTCGGCCTCAATGGCTTTGAGAATCGCCCGATCGGCACGCTCTCCGGCGGACAGATGCAGCGCGTGCTGTTCGCGCGCGTGCTGCTCCAGGATGCGGCGCTGATCGTGCTCGACGAGCCCTTCAACGCCATCGACAGCAAGACCATTGCCGATCTGCTCGCGCTGGTGAAGCACTGGCATGGCGAAGGCCGCACCGTGCTCGCCGCGCTGCACGACATGGAGATGGTGCGCAACCATTTCAGCGAGACGTTGATTTTGGCGCGCGGCCCCGTGGCCTGGGGCCCGACGGCAGAGGTGCTGACGCCGGAAAACCTGCTGGTCGCAATGCGGATGTGCGAGGCCTTCGACGACAGTGCCACGGCCTGCGCCGAGGACGGACGCTCGCAGGCGGCGTGA
- a CDS encoding winged helix-turn-helix domain-containing tetratricopeptide repeat protein, translating into MRYLFEEYAFDTDRRELYRGAKLVPVAPQVFDLLDYLIRNRERVVSKDDLINAVWNGRVVSDAALTTRLNVARSVIGDSGEKQRLIKTLQRKGFRFVGAVQEVQVPADAVLPACSGEPSFGGIAGPDRPDDATVTMSVPAPRLSIVVLPFANIGGDPEQDYFVDGVTESLTTDLSRISGSFVIARNTAFTFKGKTVDVKQVGRELNVRYVLEGSVQRGGNRLRVNVQLIDAETGHHLWAERFDKPIADLFDTQDEIVSRLANTLNAQLIQVEARRAGRSTDPDAMDLYFQGWACENNGTTAEYMTQAQAFFDRALALDPANVEALVGSARVKAANGANFVRDDWIAQFVAAEAILIRALSIAPNHPRAHSILGLVQTFTHRAVQGIAECERALALDHNLADAHAFIGLAKHFLGRSVETEAHIREALRLSPYDNYAYRWSMFVGVAKLMLGADVEAVAWLRRSIEANRNHPIPHCFLAAALALLGSLDEARAAAQAGLVLNPTFTLRRYRARAVSDDQAYLAGRERVYEGLRMAGVPEG; encoded by the coding sequence TTGCGGTATCTCTTCGAGGAGTACGCGTTCGACACCGACCGTCGCGAACTTTACCGCGGGGCGAAGCTGGTCCCCGTTGCCCCTCAGGTGTTCGATCTGCTCGACTACCTGATCCGCAACAGGGAACGGGTGGTGAGCAAGGACGACCTCATCAATGCCGTTTGGAACGGCCGTGTCGTATCCGATGCAGCACTGACGACGCGCCTGAATGTCGCCCGGAGCGTGATTGGCGATTCCGGAGAAAAGCAGCGCCTGATCAAAACTCTGCAACGCAAAGGCTTTCGTTTTGTTGGAGCGGTGCAGGAAGTGCAGGTGCCCGCTGACGCGGTGCTGCCGGCCTGTTCTGGAGAACCGAGCTTCGGGGGTATCGCTGGTCCGGATCGGCCCGACGACGCGACCGTTACGATGTCGGTTCCTGCGCCGCGTCTTTCCATCGTCGTGCTGCCATTCGCAAACATCGGAGGTGATCCCGAGCAGGACTATTTCGTCGACGGCGTGACCGAGAGCCTGACCACCGACCTTTCGCGCATCAGCGGCTCATTCGTCATCGCGCGTAACACCGCTTTCACTTTCAAGGGCAAAACCGTCGATGTAAAGCAGGTCGGGCGCGAGCTGAACGTCCGCTATGTGCTCGAAGGCTCGGTGCAGCGAGGCGGCAACCGGCTTCGGGTGAATGTTCAGCTGATCGATGCCGAAACCGGTCATCACCTCTGGGCCGAGCGGTTCGACAAACCCATAGCCGATCTGTTCGACACGCAGGACGAAATCGTATCGCGGCTGGCAAACACGCTGAATGCCCAGCTCATTCAGGTCGAGGCGCGGCGAGCGGGACGTTCAACCGATCCTGATGCGATGGACCTGTATTTCCAGGGCTGGGCTTGCGAGAACAATGGGACGACCGCGGAATACATGACGCAAGCGCAGGCCTTTTTCGACCGTGCCCTCGCGCTTGATCCCGCAAACGTTGAGGCGCTGGTCGGTTCGGCGCGGGTTAAGGCGGCGAATGGCGCCAACTTTGTGCGCGACGACTGGATCGCACAGTTCGTTGCGGCCGAGGCAATCTTGATCCGGGCTCTGTCCATCGCGCCAAACCATCCGCGGGCCCATAGCATCCTGGGCCTCGTCCAGACATTTACCCATCGCGCGGTCCAGGGCATCGCCGAATGCGAACGGGCGTTGGCACTGGATCACAATTTGGCCGACGCTCACGCCTTCATCGGTCTCGCCAAGCACTTTCTCGGTCGCAGCGTTGAGACCGAGGCCCATATCCGCGAGGCACTTCGCCTCTCTCCTTACGATAACTACGCCTATCGGTGGTCGATGTTTGTCGGTGTCGCCAAGTTGATGCTCGGCGCCGACGTCGAAGCGGTTGCCTGGCTGCGCCGGAGCATCGAGGCCAACCGAAACCATCCCATCCCGCATTGCTTTCTCGCCGCCGCCCTGGCGCTGCTCGGCTCACTGGACGAGGCGCGGGCCGCCGCGCAGGCGGGCCTTGTGCTCAATCCGACCTTCACGCTGCGCCGCTACCGCGCCCGCGCCGTGAGCGACGATCAGGCTTACCTCGCCGGGCGCGAGCGTGTGTATGAGGGCCTTCGCATGGCCGGGGTGCCGGAGGGATGA
- a CDS encoding MgtC/SapB family protein translates to MRFLTTFQLADFADTLVSLFVAFVLGTLIGAERQYRQRTAGLRTNVLVAVGASAFVDLAMHLDGADGAVRVIAYVVSGIGFLGAGVIMKQGMDVRGLNTAATLWSSAAVGSCAGADMVAQAVALTVFVIAGNTLLRPLVNAINRIPLNEKTSEATYYFKLAVAMDALPDMRDRLVDKLEDAKYPVADVDVVETGDDLIEIVAELVATAVDPNELNAVAVDLQRLPGVRHATWEISTTD, encoded by the coding sequence ATGCGGTTTCTGACCACCTTCCAGCTTGCCGACTTCGCCGACACGCTGGTCAGCCTGTTCGTGGCCTTCGTGCTGGGCACGCTGATCGGCGCCGAGCGGCAATACCGGCAGCGCACCGCGGGCCTGCGCACCAACGTGCTGGTCGCGGTGGGCGCGTCCGCCTTCGTCGATCTTGCCATGCATCTGGACGGCGCCGACGGCGCGGTGCGGGTGATCGCCTATGTCGTCTCCGGCATCGGCTTCTTGGGGGCCGGCGTCATCATGAAGCAGGGCATGGACGTGCGCGGGCTCAATACCGCAGCGACGCTGTGGTCCTCGGCCGCGGTCGGCTCCTGCGCCGGCGCCGACATGGTCGCGCAGGCGGTGGCGCTGACCGTGTTCGTCATCGCCGGCAATACGCTGCTGCGCCCGCTGGTCAACGCCATCAACCGCATTCCGCTCAATGAGAAGACGTCCGAGGCGACCTACTATTTCAAGCTCGCGGTCGCGATGGATGCCTTGCCCGATATGCGCGACCGTTTGGTCGACAAGCTCGAGGATGCGAAATACCCGGTGGCCGATGTCGACGTGGTCGAGACCGGCGACGACTTGATCGAGATCGTGGCAGAACTGGTCGCGACCGCCGTCGACCCCAACGAGCTGAACGCCGTGGCGGTCGATCTGCAACGTCTGCCGGGCGTGCGCCACGCCACTTGGGAAATCAGCACGACGGATTGA
- a CDS encoding Bug family tripartite tricarboxylate transporter substrate binding protein produces MALKTTRRAFIATGAATIALSYHDRGWTQTWPSRPIKIICGYPAGGLTDSLARIYGEYLSQRLSQSVVVENKAGASGSIAAAAVKQSPHDGYTLLVANTVTLAQSRVLVKSLPYDADKDFVLISCMPAGPLPFVAAKATNVTNLKELVDYARKNETNVGTWGPGSLPHIAVAELNKQYDLRMKAVFYRGEAPMWQDFAAGVLQAAMGSYTNTVNALESGTGKAIALPARTRSSKLPDVPTFAEQGVDSRIFALTGYIFLAGPAGMPQEIVERLSDLMIEAGRTDKIQKLLDSYGIDESAQGHIAFRKLYDSETPIWVDATRALGLAPE; encoded by the coding sequence ATGGCATTGAAGACCACGCGCCGCGCCTTTATCGCGACCGGCGCGGCCACTATCGCTTTGTCGTATCATGATCGCGGGTGGACGCAGACCTGGCCATCCAGGCCGATCAAAATCATTTGCGGCTATCCTGCCGGCGGTCTTACGGACTCGCTAGCGCGGATCTACGGCGAGTACCTCTCCCAAAGACTCAGCCAGTCCGTTGTGGTTGAAAACAAGGCGGGCGCCAGCGGTTCCATCGCCGCTGCAGCCGTGAAGCAGTCGCCGCATGATGGCTACACGCTCCTGGTCGCCAACACGGTGACCCTGGCGCAAAGCCGCGTGCTCGTTAAAAGCCTGCCGTACGACGCCGACAAGGACTTCGTCCTCATTTCCTGCATGCCTGCAGGACCTCTGCCGTTCGTCGCCGCCAAGGCGACTAACGTCACGAACTTGAAGGAGCTCGTCGACTACGCCCGCAAGAACGAGACGAACGTCGGGACCTGGGGCCCAGGCTCGCTGCCGCATATCGCCGTTGCGGAGCTCAACAAACAGTATGATCTACGGATGAAAGCCGTGTTCTACCGCGGAGAAGCGCCGATGTGGCAGGATTTCGCCGCCGGCGTGCTCCAGGCGGCGATGGGGAGCTATACCAATACCGTCAATGCGTTGGAATCCGGGACCGGGAAGGCAATCGCCTTGCCAGCAAGGACGCGGAGCAGCAAGCTTCCCGACGTTCCCACCTTTGCCGAGCAGGGGGTCGACTCCAGAATCTTTGCTCTTACCGGTTACATCTTTCTTGCCGGCCCCGCCGGCATGCCACAGGAGATCGTCGAGCGCCTTTCCGACCTGATGATTGAGGCAGGCAGGACTGACAAGATACAGAAGCTGCTCGACTCCTACGGCATCGACGAGTCCGCACAGGGACACATCGCGTTCAGGAAGCTGTACGATAGCGAAACTCCCATCTGGGTGGATGCCACGAGGGCGTTGGGGCTTGCGCCTGAATAG
- a CDS encoding superoxide dismutase has protein sequence MTFTLPPLPYAYDALGQFMSKETLEFHHDKHHQAYVTNGNNALKGTEWEDKSLEEIVKGSFGKNPAVFNNAGQHYNHIHFWSWMKPNGGGTKLPGKLEKKINEDLGGFEKFKTDFQAAGVGQFGSGWCWLQVKGGKLEISKTPNGENPLVHGATPILGCDVWEHSYYIDYRNRRPDYLKAFVENLVNWEYVESLFDKA, from the coding sequence ATGACATTCACGCTGCCCCCCCTTCCTTACGCCTATGACGCCCTCGGCCAGTTCATGTCGAAGGAGACGCTGGAATTCCACCACGACAAGCATCATCAGGCCTACGTCACCAACGGCAACAACGCGCTCAAGGGCACCGAATGGGAAGACAAGTCCCTTGAGGAGATCGTCAAGGGCTCGTTCGGCAAGAACCCCGCGGTGTTCAACAATGCCGGCCAGCACTACAACCACATCCACTTCTGGAGCTGGATGAAGCCGAACGGCGGCGGCACCAAGCTGCCCGGCAAGCTCGAGAAGAAGATCAACGAGGACCTCGGCGGCTTCGAGAAGTTCAAGACCGATTTCCAGGCGGCCGGCGTCGGCCAGTTCGGCTCCGGCTGGTGCTGGCTCCAGGTCAAGGGTGGCAAGCTCGAGATCTCCAAGACCCCGAACGGCGAGAATCCGCTGGTGCATGGCGCCACCCCGATCCTCGGCTGTGACGTCTGGGAGCACTCCTACTACATCGACTATCGCAACCGCCGTCCGGACTATCTCAAGGCGTTCGTCGAGAACCTCGTGAACTGGGAATACGTCGAGTCCCTGTTCGACAAGGCGTGA
- a CDS encoding metal ABC transporter solute-binding protein, Zn/Mn family, translating to MRRLLLCVLLLIASPLHAAERLNVVASFSILGDFVRTIGGDRVNVTTLVGPDSDVHVYTPAPGDAKRIADARLVIVNGLGLEGWLPRLVQSAGSKATIVTASAGIAPHKLGSGADPHAWQSVSNAKIYVTDIANALAAADPDDAELFRAQAKAYLEKLETLDREVREAVAKIPPERRKVISTHNAFGYFAAEYGIQFIAPLGVSTETEPSARDIAAIIGQIKAQKIPAVFLENISDDRLIRRIAAETGARVGGTLISDGLTGEKGLAPTYIDMVRHNIKALTSALDH from the coding sequence ATGCGGCGCCTCCTGCTTTGCGTACTCCTGCTGATCGCCTCGCCGCTGCACGCCGCCGAGCGGCTCAACGTCGTTGCGAGCTTCTCCATCCTCGGCGATTTCGTCCGCACCATCGGCGGCGACCGCGTCAACGTCACGACGCTGGTCGGCCCCGACAGCGACGTCCACGTCTACACACCGGCCCCAGGCGATGCGAAGCGGATCGCCGACGCAAGGCTCGTCATCGTCAATGGGCTCGGGCTGGAGGGCTGGCTGCCGCGCCTCGTGCAATCCGCAGGTAGCAAGGCGACGATCGTCACCGCGAGCGCCGGCATTGCCCCGCATAAGCTCGGCTCGGGTGCCGATCCGCATGCCTGGCAGTCCGTCTCCAACGCCAAAATCTATGTGACCGACATCGCCAACGCGCTTGCCGCCGCCGACCCGGACGACGCGGAGCTCTTCCGCGCCCAGGCAAAAGCCTATCTGGAAAAGCTCGAAACGCTGGACCGCGAGGTCCGCGAGGCCGTGGCCAAAATCCCGCCGGAGCGGCGCAAGGTGATCTCCACACACAACGCCTTCGGCTACTTTGCCGCCGAATACGGCATCCAGTTCATCGCGCCGCTCGGCGTTTCGACCGAAACCGAGCCCAGCGCACGGGACATCGCGGCCATCATCGGCCAGATCAAGGCCCAAAAAATCCCGGCGGTTTTTCTGGAAAATATCAGCGATGACCGGCTGATCCGGCGGATCGCGGCCGAGACCGGGGCCAGGGTCGGCGGGACCCTGATTTCGGACGGCTTGACCGGCGAAAAGGGCCTTGCCCCCACTTACATTGACATGGTCAGGCACAATATAAAGGCCCTGACCAGCGCGCTTGACCACTAG